A stretch of the Candidatus Curtissbacteria bacterium genome encodes the following:
- a CDS encoding recombinase family protein yields MLVDLMDQEKLTQIKTFSQTFTNNPNEKFLLMILCSQAKLENDQKGINVKRGIRAKCEQGWRPGVAPLGYFNRAFGGVKDIIVDPERAPVIKEMFERVAYKRESGRTIKRWLDKIDFKSRQGKHVALSQIYLSLKNSFYTGRFEYPVNSGIWYVGKHEPFVTQALFDEVQKKLATYPKSKWGAKQIIFKGLFRCGRCKSNMIGEERFRKRKVYEPRRHVYYHCARPLGGCKEPYIDEEKLIKQILRYINFMNIAHPGFLKLADKMKTSSDSYTKIREEVLYEQDINPNSRPLEEVNFAKYILYSGTVKEKRDLVMSFERQLYIKDRTVTSSLPS; encoded by the coding sequence ATGCTAGTCGATTTGATGGATCAGGAAAAACTTACACAAATTAAGACTTTTTCCCAGACTTTTACCAACAACCCTAACGAGAAATTCCTGCTTATGATTCTATGCTCTCAGGCAAAACTAGAAAACGATCAAAAAGGAATCAACGTAAAAAGAGGTATTAGGGCAAAATGCGAACAGGGATGGCGGCCAGGTGTTGCGCCACTTGGCTATTTTAATAGGGCATTTGGAGGAGTAAAAGACATAATAGTTGATCCCGAAAGAGCGCCAGTTATTAAAGAAATGTTCGAAAGGGTTGCCTACAAAAGGGAAAGCGGAAGAACTATAAAAAGGTGGCTCGATAAAATTGACTTTAAAAGCCGTCAAGGAAAACACGTCGCGCTCAGCCAGATATATCTGTCACTAAAAAACTCATTCTACACAGGAAGGTTCGAGTACCCAGTTAATAGCGGAATCTGGTATGTAGGTAAGCATGAGCCGTTCGTTACGCAGGCACTTTTTGATGAGGTACAGAAAAAACTCGCAACTTATCCAAAGTCAAAATGGGGAGCCAAACAAATCATATTTAAGGGATTATTCAGATGTGGTAGATGCAAATCAAATATGATTGGCGAGGAAAGGTTTAGAAAAAGGAAAGTCTATGAGCCAAGAAGACACGTGTATTACCACTGCGCCAGACCGCTTGGAGGTTGTAAAGAGCCATACATTGACGAGGAGAAACTAATAAAACAAATACTAAGATATATCAATTTCATGAACATAGCCCACCCAGGTTTTTTAAAGCTTGCAGACAAAATGAAAACAAGCAGCGATTCGTACACAAAAATAAGGGAAGAAGTACTTTACGAACAAGATATTAATCCAAACAGCAGACCGCTAGAAGAGGTAAATTTTGCGAAATACATTTTATACAGTGGAACTGTTAAAGAAAAAAGAGATCTTGTGATGTCATTCGAAAGACAACTATACATAAAAGATCGCACTGTTACGTCCTCGTTACCTTCTTAA
- a CDS encoding recombinase family protein, translating into MDNTALPTLPLNQIPQTEYCLYSRKSSESDERQTMSIDSQIKEMNDLAIREGLFIKEIRQESHSAKMSGQRPVFNQILTDIRSGMFTGILTWAPDN; encoded by the coding sequence ATGGACAATACGGCGTTACCGACCCTACCTTTAAACCAAATACCACAAACAGAATATTGCCTGTATTCGAGAAAAAGCAGCGAGTCAGACGAACGCCAGACAATGTCTATTGATTCCCAAATCAAAGAGATGAACGACCTGGCAATTCGTGAAGGGCTTTTCATAAAGGAAATAAGGCAGGAGAGCCACTCGGCCAAGATGTCAGGACAAAGGCCAGTTTTCAATCAAATACTGACGGATATCAGATCTGGTATGTTTACCGGAATTTTAACCTGGGCTCCCGACAACTGA
- a CDS encoding GlsB/YeaQ/YmgE family stress response membrane protein, translating into MSIIGWVLFGIIAGVIANMVDPRPSYGGILGAVVLGIVGAFVGGLIGAMLFGVGITGFNLSSFLLAVGGSLLLLMVGRYLGHGRHV; encoded by the coding sequence ATGAGTATCATTGGTTGGGTATTATTTGGCATCATAGCAGGCGTAATCGCGAACATGGTTGACCCAAGGCCTTCTTACGGAGGAATTCTAGGAGCAGTAGTTCTAGGTATAGTAGGCGCATTTGTGGGTGGACTCATTGGCGCTATGCTATTTGGTGTCGGAATCACAGGATTCAACCTAAGCTCGTTCCTTCTAGCTGTCGGCGGATCGCTTTTACTTTTGATGGTAGGAAGGTATTTGGGCCACGGACGACACGTCTAA
- the gltX gene encoding glutamate--tRNA ligase — translation MSEVRVRYAPSPTGIPHIGNIRTALYNYLFAKASGGKFILRIEDTDRKRLVEGSEEKIEESLKVLGLIWDEQYRQSERVDTYKKYLEELKKKDVAYEDEGAWRVRVPEDGILSWEDVVHGKVEFASKVLEDFIIIKSDGFPTYHFASVIDDHEMKISHVIRGDEWISSTPKHLLLYESLGWKPPNFVHVPPILGNDHKKLSKREGAKSVLEYVEEGYLPEALVNFLVLLGWSPKDNKEIFSLEDLTKIFSLERLNKNSPIFNVEKLNWLNGQWIRKLSDKELLAKILKTFPGYDAEVTKKLIPITKDRINKISEFKLLVDFLFEPPKEPLPVSIATEFLEDAVVKFEKLEEWKAQSIKGAIDETAREEGVDRIELIKAIRNIVSGREVTPPLYESLEILGKDETVKRLQKFTQKK, via the coding sequence ATGTCCGAAGTACGCGTTCGCTACGCACCATCGCCAACAGGAATACCTCATATTGGCAACATAAGAACAGCCCTTTACAACTACCTTTTTGCAAAAGCGTCAGGCGGAAAGTTCATTTTAAGAATAGAAGATACCGACAGAAAAAGATTGGTCGAAGGATCTGAAGAGAAAATAGAGGAAAGTCTTAAAGTTTTAGGCTTGATCTGGGACGAGCAATACAGGCAGTCCGAAAGAGTCGATACTTATAAAAAATACCTGGAAGAACTTAAGAAGAAAGACGTCGCCTATGAAGATGAAGGGGCTTGGCGTGTCCGTGTTCCCGAAGATGGAATCTTGTCCTGGGAGGATGTTGTCCATGGCAAAGTCGAATTCGCGTCTAAAGTTCTTGAAGATTTCATAATAATAAAATCCGACGGGTTTCCCACATATCATTTCGCATCCGTTATTGACGATCATGAAATGAAAATATCTCATGTAATAAGAGGAGACGAATGGATTTCTTCTACGCCAAAACATTTGCTCCTATACGAGTCTTTAGGGTGGAAGCCGCCAAATTTTGTCCATGTACCACCGATATTAGGGAACGACCACAAAAAACTCAGCAAGAGAGAAGGCGCAAAGTCCGTCTTGGAATATGTGGAAGAAGGTTATCTGCCTGAAGCACTTGTAAACTTCTTGGTACTTCTTGGCTGGTCACCCAAAGACAATAAAGAAATTTTTTCGCTCGAAGATCTCACCAAAATTTTTTCCCTAGAACGTCTTAATAAAAACAGCCCAATATTTAACGTAGAAAAACTCAACTGGCTAAATGGTCAATGGATTAGGAAGCTCTCCGACAAAGAACTGCTCGCAAAAATTCTTAAAACTTTTCCAGGTTATGACGCTGAAGTTACTAAAAAACTCATCCCAATCACAAAAGACAGAATCAACAAAATTAGTGAATTTAAACTTCTTGTAGATTTCTTGTTTGAACCACCCAAAGAACCTCTGCCTGTTTCGATAGCAACGGAATTTTTAGAAGATGCTGTAGTTAAATTTGAAAAGCTAGAAGAATGGAAAGCGCAGAGCATAAAAGGTGCAATAGACGAGACAGCTCGTGAAGAGGGCGTAGATAGAATTGAACTTATAAAAGCAATCAGAAATATCGTCTCCGGCCGCGAAGTGACACCTCCGCTTTACGAATCACTGGAAATACTCGGGAAAGACGAAACCGTAAAGAGACTGCAAAAATTCACGCAGAAAAAGTAA
- a CDS encoding D-alanyl-D-alanine carboxypeptidase, which translates to MKYVRFLIIALIFASLLLVITKPNVETRVKKKTQPLQTEDLPKLFPYPLPVENPQPSPQISAQSAVIIDAKSGVVLFEKNPHLRLLPASTAKLMTALVALEKCSPDDVVTVTYIEQSPNSMGLSQGDKVTIKSLLYGMLVVSGNDAAYALAYSCSNNIGEFVREMNQKALELGMNNTHYTNPAGFDDPAYFSTASDLAKLAKVSVSNPLIAKIVATKSTVVTDLTGNKTYFLQSTNELLEEVEGVIGVKTGQTEGSKEILLSQTARNGNTIITVILKSESRFVESKALIEWAFKNHYWVNP; encoded by the coding sequence GTGAAGTACGTACGTTTTTTGATAATTGCCTTAATCTTCGCCTCACTTCTTTTAGTAATTACAAAACCAAACGTTGAAACTCGAGTCAAGAAAAAAACTCAACCACTGCAAACTGAAGATCTACCGAAACTATTCCCTTATCCTTTGCCCGTTGAAAATCCGCAACCATCACCTCAAATTTCAGCTCAATCAGCGGTTATAATCGACGCCAAGAGCGGCGTTGTTCTGTTTGAGAAAAATCCACATCTCAGACTCCTTCCAGCGTCAACCGCAAAATTAATGACAGCGCTCGTTGCCTTAGAAAAATGTTCTCCAGACGATGTGGTTACAGTAACCTACATCGAACAATCACCAAACAGCATGGGTCTTTCTCAGGGTGACAAAGTAACCATTAAAAGTCTGCTTTATGGCATGCTCGTTGTCTCTGGTAACGACGCCGCTTACGCACTCGCTTATTCTTGCAGTAATAATATTGGTGAATTTGTTCGCGAAATGAACCAGAAAGCCTTGGAACTCGGCATGAACAATACTCATTACACTAACCCCGCCGGCTTTGATGATCCTGCTTACTTTAGTACAGCAAGCGATCTTGCAAAACTTGCTAAAGTTTCCGTTTCCAACCCATTAATTGCCAAAATTGTTGCGACAAAAAGCACAGTCGTTACAGATCTTACCGGAAACAAAACCTATTTTCTGCAAAGCACCAACGAATTATTAGAAGAAGTCGAAGGGGTAATTGGTGTTAAGACGGGTCAGACGGAAGGGTCTAAGGAAATTCTGCTTTCTCAAACGGCCAGGAACGGAAACACAATAATTACTGTCATTCTAAAATCTGAAAGCAGGTTTGTTGAATCAAAGGCGCTGATCGAATGGGCGTTTAAAAACCACTATTGGGTTAATCCTTAA
- the aspS gene encoding aspartate--tRNA(Asn) ligase, translated as MPRTTIADTPVKAGEKVTVYGWVDTKRDHGKITFVDIHDYSGSIQAVGSGEDVVSLKPQYVVKIEGEVQKRPPAMVNKKLKTGEVELKIGKVEVLSQAHELPFDMGQETLDLELPTLLDFRSLTLRHPKVRAIFKVQEVIIDAFRRSLKEKDFTEFQSPVIIPQGAEGGSEMFEVKYFDHKALLAQSPQFYKQILVGVFERVFAVNKTLRAEPSVTTRHLAEVTTLDAEFGFIENWEEIIDMAEYVIKYIFDKVESEAGDELKLLEASLPKVKGEIPRIKLREAQEIIAKRTGREAKKEPDLSPEDEKEIYKWAQEEKDSELVFVTHFPTSKRPFYTFVDPEDSEYTLSFDLIGRGVEWLTGGQRVNDLEELTKRAKERGVDLAKSELYLQAFKYGMPPEGGFSFGSERITMNILGLQNVREASLFPRDMERVDTRFSTQEK; from the coding sequence ATGCCTCGAACAACGATCGCAGATACTCCCGTCAAAGCAGGTGAAAAAGTTACCGTTTATGGTTGGGTCGACACCAAAAGAGATCACGGCAAAATTACTTTCGTCGATATTCACGATTACAGTGGTTCTATTCAAGCAGTTGGCTCGGGCGAAGATGTAGTTTCACTAAAACCCCAGTACGTAGTAAAGATCGAAGGCGAAGTTCAAAAACGTCCACCTGCGATGGTCAATAAAAAGCTAAAAACAGGCGAAGTAGAGCTTAAAATCGGAAAAGTTGAAGTGTTATCGCAAGCCCACGAACTTCCTTTTGACATGGGCCAAGAAACCCTGGATTTGGAACTACCTACATTGTTGGACTTTCGAAGCCTTACTCTCAGGCATCCAAAAGTCAGAGCGATCTTCAAAGTTCAAGAAGTTATAATCGACGCTTTCCGAAGAAGTCTTAAGGAAAAAGATTTTACAGAATTCCAATCGCCCGTAATTATTCCTCAAGGTGCGGAAGGCGGGTCGGAAATGTTCGAGGTGAAATATTTCGACCACAAAGCACTTCTTGCTCAAAGCCCTCAATTTTACAAACAAATTCTTGTTGGCGTTTTCGAGAGAGTTTTTGCTGTTAACAAAACCCTTCGCGCAGAGCCAAGCGTTACAACCCGTCATCTTGCAGAAGTAACAACGCTCGATGCGGAGTTTGGATTTATAGAAAATTGGGAAGAAATAATAGACATGGCAGAGTATGTTATTAAATATATCTTTGACAAAGTAGAATCAGAAGCCGGCGACGAACTAAAATTGCTTGAAGCAAGCTTGCCAAAAGTAAAAGGCGAAATACCAAGAATTAAACTAAGAGAAGCACAGGAAATAATTGCCAAGAGAACAGGAAGAGAAGCCAAGAAAGAACCGGATCTTTCTCCCGAAGACGAAAAAGAAATATACAAATGGGCGCAAGAAGAGAAAGATTCCGAACTGGTTTTTGTTACTCATTTCCCAACAAGCAAAAGACCATTCTACACATTTGTCGACCCGGAGGATTCTGAATACACTTTAAGCTTTGATCTTATCGGCAGGGGAGTCGAATGGCTCACAGGCGGTCAAAGAGTCAACGACCTAGAAGAACTTACAAAAAGAGCCAAAGAAAGAGGAGTAGATTTGGCCAAAAGCGAACTATACTTACAAGCTTTTAAATACGGGATGCCGCCAGAAGGGGGTTTCTCGTTCGGATCGGAAAGAATAACAATGAACATCTTAGGTCTCCAAAATGTAAGAGAAGCCTCTCTTTTCCCCAGGGACATGGAAAGAGTCGACACAAGATTTTCGACTCAAGAAAAATGA
- the recJ gene encoding single-stranded-DNA-specific exonuclease RecJ, producing MTKFVWKVKSKAPIKKNKDWLLKILAENRGLTTPKKIKDFLNPTIDQILEVKISDLEKGKKRVITAIKAKEKCVVYSDYDADGLNATAIMWETLYDLGANILPYVPHRITEGYGLSKAGIEKLAREGVKLIITVDNGVTAVEQVDFAKSLGVDVVITDHHVLPKIPPKSYALVHTTELCGAGVSWRFCWQIIETLKPDYKEKLTDKLELAAIATVADLMPLVGANRAVVKLGLEKLRKTKRPGIKALITESRINGPITTYEIGHIIAPRINAMGRIEHGIDALRLLCAKSEEQANSLAKLLGKTNVRRQDLTIKAVDHAISMVDKSSIIGVISHEEWHEGIIGLVASRLVEAHYRPMIVISKGVTFSKGSARSIAGFNIVEAIRESSEYLVDGGGHPMAAGFTIETKHIEMFKEKIIKYAESKITEEILTPTIEVECELEKEDMTEANVKAVGTFEPYGIANPLPLFLTRRMIVEDVRGVGPQSRHLKLQLDGIGAIGFNIGNMRTEIRPGSLIDLVYTLEDDKYAGNGTIQLKIRDLVVNSN from the coding sequence ATGACTAAATTCGTTTGGAAGGTAAAAAGTAAGGCTCCCATTAAGAAAAATAAGGATTGGCTTCTTAAAATACTCGCGGAAAATAGAGGACTCACAACCCCAAAAAAAATCAAAGACTTCTTGAATCCCACGATAGACCAAATATTGGAAGTTAAAATTTCCGATTTAGAAAAAGGGAAAAAGAGAGTAATTACAGCCATTAAAGCCAAGGAAAAATGCGTTGTTTATTCCGATTACGACGCCGACGGTCTTAACGCGACAGCCATTATGTGGGAAACACTTTACGATCTCGGCGCCAATATTCTCCCCTACGTTCCTCACAGAATAACCGAAGGATACGGCCTATCAAAGGCAGGAATAGAAAAATTAGCAAGGGAAGGAGTAAAGCTCATAATTACAGTCGACAACGGAGTAACAGCAGTTGAACAGGTAGACTTTGCCAAAAGTTTGGGCGTAGACGTTGTAATAACGGATCACCACGTTCTGCCAAAAATTCCACCAAAATCGTACGCACTCGTCCATACAACCGAATTGTGCGGGGCCGGGGTTTCCTGGCGCTTCTGCTGGCAGATTATAGAAACGCTGAAACCCGACTACAAAGAAAAGTTGACTGATAAACTCGAGCTCGCAGCGATAGCGACGGTCGCTGATCTCATGCCTCTCGTCGGAGCAAACAGAGCCGTTGTAAAACTGGGTTTAGAAAAACTTAGAAAAACGAAAAGGCCAGGTATTAAAGCACTAATTACCGAATCTCGCATAAACGGCCCAATTACAACCTACGAAATTGGGCACATCATTGCCCCCCGGATTAACGCGATGGGTAGAATAGAGCACGGTATTGATGCGCTAAGACTTCTTTGTGCAAAAAGTGAAGAACAGGCGAACTCGCTCGCCAAGCTCCTTGGTAAAACAAACGTCAGAAGGCAAGATCTCACCATCAAAGCAGTAGATCACGCAATAAGCATGGTCGATAAAAGTTCCATTATAGGTGTAATTTCACACGAAGAATGGCACGAAGGAATAATTGGTCTTGTCGCGTCCCGACTAGTAGAAGCACATTACAGACCAATGATCGTCATCTCCAAAGGCGTAACTTTTTCTAAAGGTTCCGCGCGTTCCATCGCAGGATTTAATATTGTGGAAGCGATCAGGGAATCGTCAGAATATTTAGTCGACGGCGGAGGCCACCCGATGGCAGCAGGCTTCACAATAGAAACAAAACATATCGAAATGTTCAAAGAAAAAATTATAAAGTACGCAGAATCTAAAATTACAGAAGAAATCTTAACTCCGACAATCGAAGTTGAGTGTGAACTCGAGAAAGAAGACATGACGGAGGCGAATGTAAAGGCCGTCGGAACATTCGAGCCTTACGGCATAGCAAACCCCCTTCCATTATTCCTTACAAGAAGAATGATCGTCGAAGATGTGAGAGGAGTCGGACCTCAAAGCCGCCACTTAAAACTCCAGCTAGATGGCATCGGCGCAATTGGATTTAACATTGGCAACATGAGAACAGAAATAAGGCCAGGCAGTCTTATAGACCTAGTCTACACACTCGAAGATGACAAGTACGCGGGCAACGGTACAATCCAACTCAAAATCCGAGACTTAGTTGTAAACAGCAACTAA
- a CDS encoding CCA tRNA nucleotidyltransferase, whose translation MVDEKVKEIMNKLEKAGFEVAVVGGAVRDILAKKEPVDWDLTTNAKPEEILKIFPKAFYNNRFGTVAIGEEGKNVVEITTYRKDVEYSDSRHPDRVEWGEKLEEDLARRDFTINAVALRFKDGELDETPIDPFGGVSDFAKKVIRTVGDPDKRFKEDALRLLRAVRFTATLDFEIEEKTFAAIGKNAKLLSKISGERIRDELFKMIASGKGAEGILLARDTGLLAVFMPELEKCFAVEQKSPKRHHIFDVGTHCVMSLKHTPSNDTITRFATLLHDIGKAEVADVTEEGVRTFYNHEVVGSRIANKISDRLHLSREQKEKVFKLVRWHQFSVNEEQTDKAIRRFIKNVGLENIDDMIDLRIGDRLGGGLEEAEGWRLKLFKQRIADVLKKPFTVADLKINGRDVMEILGLEPGPKVGEILNKLFEEVLEDDKKNKRDYLISRIKELSS comes from the coding sequence ATGGTGGATGAAAAAGTAAAAGAAATTATGAATAAACTCGAAAAAGCCGGTTTCGAGGTCGCTGTGGTTGGAGGCGCGGTGCGTGATATTCTGGCCAAAAAGGAACCTGTGGATTGGGACCTTACGACCAACGCCAAACCGGAGGAAATTTTGAAAATATTTCCGAAGGCTTTTTACAATAATAGGTTCGGCACGGTTGCTATCGGAGAGGAAGGCAAAAACGTTGTTGAAATTACTACGTACAGAAAAGATGTCGAGTATTCGGATAGCCGTCACCCCGACCGTGTTGAGTGGGGAGAAAAGCTTGAAGAGGATTTGGCAAGGCGTGATTTTACGATAAATGCTGTTGCTCTTAGATTCAAAGACGGAGAGCTTGATGAGACGCCTATTGATCCGTTCGGGGGAGTTAGTGACTTTGCGAAAAAGGTGATTAGAACTGTTGGAGACCCAGACAAAAGGTTCAAGGAGGACGCCTTGCGGCTTTTAAGAGCTGTAAGATTCACGGCTACTTTGGATTTTGAAATCGAAGAAAAGACGTTCGCGGCGATTGGCAAAAACGCTAAATTACTTTCTAAAATTTCCGGTGAGCGCATACGTGATGAGCTTTTCAAGATGATCGCGAGCGGTAAAGGGGCAGAAGGAATTCTACTTGCGAGAGACACTGGCTTGTTGGCAGTTTTTATGCCGGAGCTTGAAAAGTGTTTTGCCGTTGAGCAGAAGAGCCCAAAGAGGCATCACATTTTTGACGTTGGCACTCATTGTGTAATGAGCTTGAAGCACACTCCATCCAATGACACGATAACGAGATTTGCAACGCTTCTTCACGACATCGGTAAAGCGGAAGTTGCAGATGTTACGGAAGAAGGAGTCAGGACCTTTTATAACCATGAAGTCGTCGGTTCCAGAATCGCAAATAAAATTTCTGACAGGCTTCATTTGTCGCGCGAACAAAAAGAAAAAGTATTTAAACTTGTGAGGTGGCACCAGTTTAGCGTTAACGAGGAGCAGACCGATAAGGCGATAAGACGATTTATTAAAAATGTGGGGTTGGAGAATATTGACGACATGATTGATCTTCGAATTGGGGATAGGCTGGGGGGAGGGCTGGAGGAAGCAGAAGGATGGCGCCTAAAGCTTTTTAAGCAGAGAATTGCGGATGTTCTTAAAAAACCGTTTACAGTTGCCGATCTTAAGATTAACGGGCGTGATGTGATGGAGATTTTAGGGCTTGAACCCGGGCCAAAAGTTGGAGAAATTTTAAATAAATTGTTTGAGGAAGTTTTGGAAGATGATAAGAAAAATAAGAGAGACTACTTGATCTCAAGGATTAAAGAATTATCTAGTTGA
- the secF gene encoding protein translocase subunit SecF, giving the protein MGKTKMNIIKHKNIFFTFSIAITLAGLIALYAWGLKLGIDFAGGTLWEIKLTEKSSLSPQEIEKTFEENGAEISSIARTSENSALVRMKATEEEKISTLKQKLNETYGKVEDVRLETVGPTVSKELTEKAIYAVAMTIGAIVIYVTWAFRKVPKPASSLAFGVSTVIALVHDVVVVIGAFSILGHFLGLEVDSLFITALLTVLGFSVHDTIVVFDRIRENLRRHSASSLEEIVNHSILQTLARSLNTSLTVVIVLSALLLFGGESIRPFIIALLIGVVTGTYSSIFIASPLLVVWNNIRSKSKR; this is encoded by the coding sequence TTGGGTAAGACAAAAATGAACATCATAAAACACAAAAACATCTTTTTCACTTTTTCTATCGCAATCACCTTAGCTGGACTCATCGCGCTTTATGCTTGGGGCCTGAAACTTGGAATAGACTTTGCGGGCGGTACTCTGTGGGAAATTAAACTCACAGAAAAATCATCCCTAAGCCCTCAAGAAATCGAAAAGACTTTTGAAGAAAACGGTGCCGAAATATCCTCAATCGCGAGAACTTCCGAAAACTCGGCACTTGTCCGGATGAAAGCGACAGAAGAGGAAAAAATTAGCACCCTAAAACAAAAACTAAATGAAACTTATGGAAAAGTCGAAGACGTAAGACTTGAAACGGTCGGCCCAACGGTTTCAAAAGAGCTGACAGAAAAAGCCATATACGCTGTAGCAATGACAATTGGCGCGATTGTAATTTACGTTACTTGGGCTTTCCGCAAAGTTCCAAAACCAGCCTCATCTCTTGCTTTTGGAGTTAGCACTGTTATTGCTCTCGTTCACGATGTCGTTGTTGTTATTGGAGCCTTTTCGATCCTTGGTCACTTCTTAGGCCTAGAAGTAGATTCACTCTTTATAACTGCGCTTCTTACTGTCCTTGGATTTTCTGTTCACGACACCATAGTCGTATTTGACAGAATTCGCGAAAATCTTAGAAGGCACAGCGCAAGCAGTCTGGAAGAAATTGTTAACCACTCAATACTGCAAACTTTGGCAAGATCCTTAAACACGTCACTTACGGTTGTGATAGTTCTTAGCGCCCTGCTGCTCTTTGGCGGTGAATCAATTCGTCCCTTTATAATCGCTCTTTTAATCGGAGTTGTAACCGGAACTTATTCTTCCATCTTCATCGCATCGCCACTTTTAGTTGTTTGGAATAATATCAGGTCAAAATCAAAAAGATGA
- the secD gene encoding protein translocase subunit SecD, with amino-acid sequence MPKRPRFTLLFIILITLAAIFINLPLINIKGREISHPQINTSIFKRDLEPKLGLDLAGGVQLTMSADMTNVPQEDRDNALESAKDIVENRINALGVAEPVVQASKSNDKYRLIVEIAGISDIDQAISIVKKTAQLEFKTVKDVPPEATAQAIEPTFESTNLTGADLKRASAAPSQDPKDPGYIVNLEFNEEGAKKFEEITKANMGKPVAMFLDNEIISAPVVQGVISDGNAQVTGNFTSQEAKQLAVALNAGALPVPLVIESQTRVGPTLGASYIEKSLVAAAIGIASVSLFMVFYYGFLGVFATVALIIYTLITFAVFKLIPVTLTLAGIAGFILSVGMAVDANILIFERIKEERRWGKAKSEALYTGFNRAWSSIRDSNVSSLITTAILFNFGTGSIRGFALTLALGILVSMFSAITVTRTLLRVFWVRQK; translated from the coding sequence ATGCCCAAAAGGCCCAGGTTCACTTTACTTTTTATAATCCTGATAACGCTTGCGGCTATATTTATCAATCTTCCTTTAATTAATATTAAAGGAAGAGAAATTTCTCATCCTCAAATCAACACAAGCATCTTCAAACGTGATCTTGAACCTAAGCTAGGGCTCGATCTGGCAGGCGGAGTGCAACTTACGATGTCGGCGGACATGACAAACGTTCCCCAGGAAGATCGAGACAATGCTCTTGAGTCTGCAAAAGATATTGTTGAAAACCGAATAAACGCGCTCGGTGTCGCAGAGCCGGTAGTTCAGGCATCAAAGTCAAACGACAAATACAGACTCATCGTTGAAATAGCAGGGATATCCGATATCGACCAAGCAATTTCTATTGTCAAAAAGACAGCTCAATTGGAATTTAAAACGGTCAAAGATGTCCCACCAGAGGCAACAGCGCAAGCAATAGAGCCGACATTTGAATCCACCAACCTTACCGGAGCGGACCTTAAAAGAGCCTCCGCTGCCCCCAGCCAAGATCCAAAAGACCCAGGATACATCGTAAACCTTGAATTTAACGAAGAAGGAGCAAAAAAGTTTGAAGAAATAACAAAAGCAAACATGGGCAAACCCGTTGCGATGTTTCTTGACAACGAAATTATTTCTGCGCCCGTTGTACAAGGCGTCATCTCGGATGGTAACGCTCAGGTCACCGGAAACTTTACTTCCCAGGAAGCAAAACAACTAGCTGTAGCTTTAAATGCGGGAGCTCTTCCAGTTCCGCTTGTTATCGAAAGTCAAACAAGAGTCGGTCCAACGCTTGGCGCAAGCTACATTGAAAAAAGTTTGGTAGCAGCTGCAATCGGCATTGCATCCGTTAGCCTTTTTATGGTCTTCTACTACGGCTTTCTTGGAGTTTTTGCAACTGTCGCGCTTATTATCTACACCCTAATCACTTTTGCTGTTTTTAAGCTTATTCCTGTTACCCTAACTCTAGCCGGTATTGCAGGGTTTATTCTCTCGGTTGGTATGGCGGTCGACGCCAACATTTTAATTTTTGAAAGGATCAAAGAAGAAAGAAGATGGGGTAAGGCAAAAAGCGAAGCTCTTTACACGGGCTTCAACAGAGCATGGTCTTCTATTCGCGATTCGAACGTTTCATCTCTAATCACAACAGCCATACTTTTCAATTTTGGAACCGGTTCGATCCGTGGCTTTGCCCTTACTTTAGCTCTCGGTATTCTAGTTTCAATGTTTTCGGCAATAACGGTGACCCGAACATTGCTTAGAGTATTTTGGGTAAGACAAAAATGA